One genomic window of Sporosarcina ureae includes the following:
- the mobA gene encoding molybdenum cofactor guanylyltransferase, protein MKTVGVLLAGGQSRRFGSPKAFATHEGHAFYRYSLDALRPICDEIVIVTRPESKELFPDTVRVTTDLESFSGMGPLAGILSAMELLEADRYVVLPCDMPFIEAGVMKRLLELHQGDISSVTVEGKRHPLVSVWNANVKPTIKQALHNGNRRVMHVQAQHESQWIEGAVLTHTPEITFKNVNTPCELERG, encoded by the coding sequence ATGAAGACGGTCGGTGTGTTGCTAGCGGGCGGTCAATCGCGACGTTTTGGATCGCCAAAAGCTTTTGCGACGCATGAAGGTCACGCGTTCTATCGTTATTCGTTAGATGCATTGCGTCCAATTTGCGATGAAATCGTCATTGTCACGCGTCCTGAAAGCAAAGAGTTGTTTCCGGATACTGTTCGGGTGACGACAGATCTGGAGTCGTTTTCCGGAATGGGTCCTCTTGCAGGGATTTTATCTGCAATGGAGTTGTTGGAAGCAGACCGATACGTAGTATTGCCTTGTGATATGCCGTTTATTGAAGCGGGTGTCATGAAAAGATTGCTTGAATTGCATCAGGGGGATATTTCGTCTGTCACGGTAGAAGGCAAGCGACATCCACTTGTTTCGGTCTGGAATGCTAACGTCAAACCGACGATAAAACAAGCGTTACACAATGGCAATCGTCGAGTCATGCATGTGCAAGCGCAACATGAAAGTCAGTGGATTGAAGGCGCTGTATTAACCCATACACCTGAAATAACTTTTAAAAATGTCAACACGCCATGTGAACTAGAAAGGGGATGA
- the moaA gene encoding GTP 3',8-cyclase MoaA, which produces MKKMNAIVDQLGRPIRDLRISVTDRCNFRCTYCMPKEVFGDDFLFLAKNELLSFEELERLARIFAQLGVKKLRLTGGEPLMRRNLPELIRKLHDIEGIEDIGLTTNAVLLGQYAQALYDAGLRRLNISLDALDPELFGQINGRGISPELVLKNIQKAQDIGFTIKVNMVVQKGINESEILPMAAYFKERGITLRYIEFMDVGNDNGWSFKKVVTKKEIYDMLAAEFDMEPAEEDYYGEVAKRYRYTGTDAQVGFITSVSESFCSTCTRSRLSSEGKLYTCLFASEGFDLRELIRSDQTDEEVYEVIANVWRGRKDRYSDERTEQTVKNRKKINMNYIGG; this is translated from the coding sequence ATGAAGAAGATGAATGCCATTGTAGATCAGCTCGGTCGTCCGATTCGGGATTTGCGGATTTCTGTTACGGATCGTTGTAATTTCCGCTGTACGTACTGTATGCCGAAAGAAGTTTTTGGCGATGACTTTTTATTTCTAGCTAAAAATGAATTGCTATCGTTTGAGGAGTTGGAGCGCTTGGCACGGATTTTTGCTCAGTTAGGTGTGAAGAAACTACGCTTGACGGGCGGTGAACCGCTGATGCGCCGAAACTTACCCGAGTTGATACGAAAGCTTCACGACATCGAAGGGATCGAAGACATCGGACTTACAACGAATGCAGTGTTGCTCGGTCAATACGCGCAAGCGCTTTACGACGCTGGATTGCGCCGTCTAAATATCAGTTTAGATGCACTCGATCCAGAATTATTCGGACAGATCAACGGCCGTGGCATTTCACCTGAACTTGTTCTCAAAAATATCCAAAAGGCACAAGACATAGGCTTCACCATCAAAGTAAATATGGTCGTACAAAAAGGTATCAATGAAAGCGAGATCCTCCCAATGGCAGCGTATTTCAAAGAACGTGGCATCACGTTACGCTATATCGAGTTCATGGATGTCGGCAATGACAACGGCTGGAGTTTTAAAAAAGTCGTCACGAAGAAAGAAATCTACGACATGCTGGCAGCTGAATTCGATATGGAGCCTGCGGAAGAAGACTATTACGGTGAAGTAGCCAAACGCTATCGCTATACAGGGACGGATGCGCAAGTGGGCTTCATTACATCTGTTTCGGAGTCGTTTTGTTCAACGTGTACACGTTCTCGTCTATCATCCGAAGGGAAACTCTACACGTGTCTCTTCGCGTCAGAAGGCTTTGACCTGCGGGAATTAATTCGTTCGGATCAAACCGACGAAGAAGTATACGAAGTGATCGCCAACGTCTGGAGAGGCCGAAAAGACCGCTATTCCGATGAACGTACGGAGCAGACCGTGAAGAACCGTAAGAAAATTAATATGAACTATATCGGTGGCTAA
- a CDS encoding 2-hydroxyacid dehydrogenase encodes MKPTVYICREMPEEMIAPVREYYEVRMWESTSEAVPRDVLLKEVADANALWTVISDQIDEEVLNAAPSLQLIVNMAVGYNHIDVKAAAARNITVTNTPDVLTETTADLAFALLMATARDLIGAENMLREGRWTSWEPLGFTGTDVYGATLGIVGMGRIGEAVMKRAKGFDMDVLYHNRNRKSEMEDMYSCRYAGLPDLLASSDFVLILVPFSEETKGMIGEKQLSQMKETGILINVARGGIVDEDALFDALRTKKIHAAGLDVFETEPVPLDHPLLTLPNVTVLPHIGSATVKTRKAMMKLNVDALLAFAQGEEPNHQVRG; translated from the coding sequence ATGAAACCAACAGTATATATTTGTCGAGAGATGCCGGAAGAAATGATCGCCCCAGTACGTGAATACTATGAAGTACGGATGTGGGAATCAACGAGTGAAGCGGTTCCCCGTGATGTGTTGTTAAAAGAAGTGGCTGACGCTAACGCGCTATGGACCGTCATTTCCGATCAAATCGATGAAGAAGTACTCAACGCAGCCCCTTCATTACAACTAATCGTTAATATGGCAGTGGGCTATAATCACATCGATGTTAAAGCGGCGGCGGCACGGAATATTACCGTAACGAATACACCGGATGTGCTGACAGAAACGACTGCAGATTTGGCGTTTGCTTTATTGATGGCGACGGCCCGTGATTTGATCGGTGCAGAGAATATGTTGCGCGAAGGGCGCTGGACGTCATGGGAGCCACTTGGTTTCACGGGAACGGATGTATATGGAGCTACACTGGGGATCGTCGGCATGGGCCGGATCGGTGAAGCGGTGATGAAACGTGCAAAAGGGTTCGATATGGACGTGCTATATCACAACCGTAACCGCAAGTCCGAAATGGAAGATATGTATAGCTGTCGTTATGCCGGATTGCCTGATTTACTAGCGTCGTCTGATTTCGTGCTAATTTTGGTGCCGTTCAGTGAAGAGACGAAAGGTATGATTGGCGAAAAACAGTTGTCCCAGATGAAAGAGACGGGTATTCTGATCAATGTCGCACGTGGCGGTATCGTGGATGAAGACGCACTGTTTGATGCGCTACGCACGAAAAAGATTCATGCGGCAGGGCTAGACGTGTTTGAGACTGAGCCTGTTCCGCTAGATCATCCGTTGCTGACATTGCCGAATGTGACAGTGCTTCCGCATATTGGCAGTGCTACAGTGAAGACGCGCAAGGCGATGATGAAGTTGAACGTGGACGCGTTACTTGCATTTGCGCAAGGGGAAGAGCCCAATCATCAAGTTCGTGGTTAG
- a CDS encoding TetR/AcrR family transcriptional regulator produces MNDRKKHVLLIAKQLFIDKGFHATSIQDILDAAQISKGTFYNYFSSKNECLMAILRDAYCISYLRRNELAIGKDLADPALLSEQIEIRLTMNREQNLLPLFETIVHSPDDELRQFVKQMHFRELAWIAKRLVDVYGEEVKPYAYDCASLLFGFIQHALNIWKSSTTERIDTMKLVEFVMQRMEVLVPDIVKRDAHFLSQNLLEDILTAAEFYPMPREVLIENLQKFIDNLPKEESQQTLYSQFLLDELSAEHPRFYLLESVVRSFRQAFEGSELQLQAIELSAAIWLFINKSQ; encoded by the coding sequence ATGAATGACCGCAAAAAGCACGTACTGCTTATCGCAAAACAATTATTCATCGACAAAGGCTTTCACGCGACATCTATTCAGGATATTTTGGATGCAGCGCAAATTTCAAAGGGAACGTTCTATAATTACTTCTCTTCTAAAAATGAATGTCTCATGGCGATTTTGCGAGACGCTTATTGTATAAGTTACTTACGAAGAAATGAGCTAGCGATTGGCAAAGATCTAGCAGACCCTGCCTTGCTCTCTGAACAAATTGAAATTCGTTTGACGATGAACCGGGAACAAAACTTACTTCCACTGTTTGAAACGATCGTTCATTCGCCTGATGACGAGCTACGGCAATTCGTCAAGCAGATGCACTTCCGAGAACTCGCATGGATTGCGAAACGACTGGTCGACGTCTACGGCGAAGAAGTAAAACCCTACGCCTATGATTGTGCATCGCTGCTTTTCGGATTCATCCAACATGCGCTCAACATCTGGAAAAGTTCAACTACCGAGCGAATTGATACGATGAAACTAGTGGAGTTCGTCATGCAACGAATGGAAGTCCTCGTACCGGATATCGTCAAACGAGACGCACATTTCCTGTCGCAAAACTTGCTGGAAGATATTTTAACAGCCGCAGAGTTTTATCCGATGCCACGCGAAGTGCTAATCGAGAATTTGCAAAAGTTCATTGACAATTTACCGAAGGAAGAAAGTCAACAGACATTATACAGCCAGTTTTTATTGGATGAGCTATCCGCTGAACACCCCCGATTCTATTTACTGGAATCCGTTGTACGTTCGTTCCGTCAAGCGTTTGAAGGTTCCGAATTACAGTTGCAGGCAATCGAACTGTCCGCAGCGATTTGGTTGTTCATCAATAAATCCCAGTGA
- a CDS encoding DHA2 family efflux MFS transporter permease subunit, whose protein sequence is MVESIEIKKMHEKPPYGIIAILFIGAFVAILNNTLLNIALPVIMEEFSITPSAVQWLTTGYMLVNGIMIPASAFFIQKFTNRRIFIIAMVLFSLGTFIAIIAPTFSLLVVARMIQATGSALMMPLLMNVMLTAFPIEKRGAALGMFGLVMFTAPAIGPTLSGWVVEHYSWRTLFEIVLPISLLTLALAIFKLKNITPNRDVRINFSSLVLSTIGFGGLLYGFSSAGEKGWSSPIVYGTIAIGTISLVLFILKQLRMKEPMLDFRIYKYPMFALASVVSMVLSVAMFSGMILTPLYVQNVRGISPLDAGLLMLPGAVLMGIMSPITGRLFDKYGPRVLVYTGLSISVFSTYLLSQLQMDTGYYYLMGVYTLRMFGLSMVMMPVMTNGMNSLPMISNPHGTAMNNTLQQVSGAIGSALLLTLMTKRLDVSAAVQAKDLAASGVDVSTMKAEIERMAMLDGVNHAFIISTMITLVALILSLFIKRVMPPTTGEVKKQSE, encoded by the coding sequence ATGGTAGAATCAATAGAAATTAAAAAAATGCATGAGAAACCGCCCTATGGCATCATAGCCATATTATTCATAGGGGCGTTTGTTGCGATCTTGAACAATACTTTACTGAATATTGCATTGCCGGTCATTATGGAAGAGTTTTCTATTACTCCATCGGCTGTTCAGTGGCTGACGACAGGTTATATGCTGGTCAACGGGATTATGATTCCGGCAAGTGCGTTTTTCATTCAGAAGTTTACAAATAGAAGAATCTTCATTATCGCGATGGTGCTCTTCTCTCTAGGGACGTTTATCGCAATCATCGCACCGACATTCTCTTTACTAGTAGTTGCACGTATGATCCAAGCTACCGGTTCCGCACTGATGATGCCGCTGTTGATGAATGTAATGTTGACGGCTTTCCCAATTGAAAAACGGGGAGCGGCATTAGGTATGTTCGGTCTTGTGATGTTCACGGCACCTGCAATTGGGCCGACATTGTCTGGCTGGGTAGTCGAGCATTATTCGTGGCGGACATTGTTTGAGATTGTGCTGCCGATTTCATTGCTAACATTGGCCCTCGCCATCTTCAAACTCAAGAATATTACACCGAATCGTGATGTACGCATCAATTTCTCCTCGTTAGTATTGTCGACTATCGGTTTTGGTGGTTTGCTGTACGGTTTCAGTTCTGCGGGTGAAAAGGGTTGGAGTTCTCCGATCGTCTATGGCACAATCGCGATTGGTACGATTTCGCTCGTGCTATTCATTCTAAAACAATTACGCATGAAAGAGCCGATGCTCGATTTTCGGATTTACAAATACCCGATGTTTGCCCTTGCTTCCGTCGTATCGATGGTATTGTCTGTTGCGATGTTTTCCGGAATGATTTTGACACCGCTATATGTGCAAAACGTTCGCGGGATTTCACCGTTAGATGCTGGATTGCTGATGTTGCCGGGTGCGGTATTGATGGGTATCATGTCGCCCATCACAGGTCGTTTATTCGATAAATACGGGCCGCGTGTCCTAGTTTACACAGGACTTAGTATTTCGGTATTCTCGACGTATTTATTGAGCCAATTGCAGATGGATACAGGTTATTATTATTTGATGGGTGTCTATACGCTTCGGATGTTTGGTTTATCGATGGTCATGATGCCGGTTATGACAAACGGAATGAACTCGTTGCCGATGATCTCCAATCCACATGGTACGGCAATGAATAACACATTGCAGCAAGTATCGGGCGCGATTGGTTCGGCGTTGTTATTGACGCTTATGACAAAACGATTGGATGTATCAGCGGCTGTCCAAGCGAAGGATTTGGCCGCCTCTGGAGTCGATGTATCCACTATGAAAGCGGAGATTGAACGTATGGCGATGCTAGATGGCGTCAATCACGCATTCATCATTTCTACTATGATTACACTCGTCGCATTGATTTTATCGTTATTCATTAAACGGGTCATGCCACCGACAACTGGTGAAGTGAAAAAACAGTCTGAATAG